The following coding sequences are from one Lolium rigidum isolate FL_2022 chromosome 6, APGP_CSIRO_Lrig_0.1, whole genome shotgun sequence window:
- the LOC124665263 gene encoding gibberellin 2-beta-dioxygenase 3-like encodes MVVLASTPAVDQIPLLRSPDPGDYFAGMPVVDLSSPGAPRAIADACSRFGFFKLVGHGVPLDAMERVEAEAVRFFAQAQADKDRAGPAYPFGYGSKRIGLNGDVGWLEYLLLAVDDASLSAACPVPSRAAFRAALNEYIAAVRKVAARVLEAMAEGLGIAPVDALSAMVAAQGSDQVFRVNHYPPCTALQGLGHSATGFGAHTDPQLISVLRSNGTSGLQVALHDDGRWVSVPSDRDALFVNVGDSLQVLTNGRFKSVKHRVVANSLKSRVSMIYFGGPSLGQRIAPLPQLLGEGEQSLYKDFTWSEYKKAAYKSRLGDNRLAHFHKHQA; translated from the exons ATGGTGGTTCTCGCGAGCACGCCGGCCGTGGACCAAATCCCGCTCCTCCGTTCCCCGGACCCGGGGGACTACTTCGCGGGCATGCCGGTCGTGGACCTGTCCAGCCCCGGCGCGCCCAGGGCCATCGCGGACGCGTGCTCACGCTTCGGCTTCTTCAAGCTCGTCGGCCACGGCGTGCCCCTGGACGCCATGGAGCGGGTCGAGGCCGAGGCCGTGCGCTTCTTCGCGCAGGCCCAGGCCGACAAGGACCGGGCCGGGCCGGCCTACCCGTTCGGGTACGGCAGCAAGCGCATCGGGCTCAACGGCGACGTCGGGTGGCTCGAgtacctcctcctcgccgtcgacgacgcctCCCTCTCCGCCGCATGCCCCGTCCCGTCCCGCGCGGCCTTTCGGGCGGCGCTGAACGAGTACATCGCGGCGGTGCGCAAGGTGGCTGcgcgggtgctggaggcgatggcGGAGGGGCTGGGCATTGCGCCGGTCGACGCCCTGAGCGCCATGGTGGCGGCGCAGGGCAGCGACCAGGTGTTCCGGGTGAACCACTACCCGCCATGCACCGCGCTGCAGGGCCTCGGCCACAGCGCCACCGGCTTCGGCGCGCACACCGACCCGCAGCTCATTTCCGTCCTCCGCTCCAACGGCACCTCCGGCCTGCAGGTCGCGCTCCACGACGACGGGCGGTGGGTCTCCGTGCCTTCCGACCGCGACGCGCTCTTCGTCAACGTCGGCGACTCCCTGCAG GTGCTGACCAACGGGAGGTTCAAGAGCGTGAAGCACAGGGTGGTGGCCAACAGCCTCAAGTCCAGGGTCTCCATGATCTACTTCGGAGGGCCGTCGTTAGGGCAGAGGATCGCGCCATTGCCGCAGCTGCTGGGCGAGGGAGAGCAGAGCCTCTACAAGGACTTCACGTGGAGCGAGTACAAGAAGGCTGCCTACAAATCAAGGCTCGGTGACAACAGGCTGGCCCACTTTCACAAGCACCAGGCATGA